One stretch of Armigeres subalbatus isolate Guangzhou_Male chromosome 2, GZ_Asu_2, whole genome shotgun sequence DNA includes these proteins:
- the LOC134212742 gene encoding uncharacterized protein LOC134212742 codes for MNYGRKTPSTYRSTPSVYSHITSRSQSNLHSQRSRSMKSVQIPWYQKPMLHNNKYIDIQRGAIITGTFSIFVAIFTIATAIFDVYCLAMAAPGSTHYGYYIISYEFVYVGNKHVRNALMIAALFSLIGGLVVLVTSIMLVHALRKEHENRVVPWLWTFAIFTLFRFLALLLFSIVNDLIFAYNVIITLIWILVILASVYGWLMVYTLYLELSDLTKLEDLAHLRMGTMQSLNASVAHSLAGSRPTTPHSTVSTMPVGGVV; via the coding sequence ATGAACTACGGACGGAAGACACCGTCGACCTACAGGTCGACACCATCGGTTTACTCGCACATCACCAGCCGATCGCAGTCGAATTTACACTCACAGCGATCACGATCAATGAAATCCGTTCAAATTCCGTGGTACCAAAAACCGATGCTGCACAATAACAAATACATCGACATCCAGCGGGGAGCGATCATTACCGGGACGTTCTCGATCTTTGTCGCCATTTTCACGATCGCTACTGCCATTTTCGACGTGTACTGCCTGGCCATGGCCGCCCCCGGGTCCACCCACTATGGATACTACATAATCTCGTACGAGTTCGTATACGTCGGTAACAAGCACGTGCGAAATGCATTGATGATCGCGGCATTGTTCTCGTTAATTGGCGGCTTGGTGGTACTGGTGACCAGTATCATGTTGGTGCACGCCCTCCGTAAAGAGCATGAAAACCGAGTCGTGCCATGGCTGTGGACTTTCGCCATATTCACACTGTTCAGATTCTTGGCACTGCTGCTGTTCTCGATCGTGAACGATCTGATATTCGCGTACAACGTCATAATCACCTTGATCTGGATCCTGGTCATCTTGGCATCGGTGTACGGATGGTTGATGGTCTACACGCTCTATCTGGAGCTTTCCGACTTGACCAAACTGGAGGATTTGGCCCACCTGAGAATGGGAACGATGCAGTCGCTGAACGCCTCGGTGGCCCATTCCTTGGCTGGATCACGCCCCACGACGCCGCACAGTACAGTTTCCACCATGCCGGTTGGCGGGGTAGTTTAG